The nucleotide window ACACCTTCGGCCGCAAGCGGATGTTCATCGTCGGTGTCGTCGCCTTCACGCTCACGTCGCTGCTCTGTGGCCTGGCCTGGAACGAGGCCAGCCTGCTCGCCGGGCGAGCCCTCCAGGGTGCGTCGGCGGCCATCGCGGCGCCGACCGCGATGGCCCTGGTCGCGACCACCTTCGCACCCGGCAAACCGCGCAGCCAGGCCTTCGCCGTCTACGCGGCCATGACCGGGGTGGGGTCGGTGGCGGGGCTGATCCTCGGCGGTGTGCTGACCGAGCTGTCGTGGCGACTGGTCTTCCTGATCAACGTGCCGATCGGGTTGATCGTCGTCGTCGGAGCATTTGTCGCGCTGCGGGAATCCCAGGGTGAACGACTGCCCCTCGACGTGCCCGGCGCGGTCCTCGGCACGCTCGGCTGCACCCTGCTCGTGCTCGCGGTGAACGAAGGGCCCAACGGCTGGACGGCGCCGGTCGTGGTCGGCTCGTTCATCCTCGGCGGCCTCGCCCTGGCCGCGTTCATCGTGGTCGAACGCCGCGCCCGGAACCCGCTGCTGCCGTTCTCGCTCTTCGACAACAGCTCCCGCGTCGCGGCGCTGCTCGCGATTCTGCTGGCCAGCATGATCATGATGTGCATGGCGGTCTTCATCTCGCTGTATCTGCAGGGCATCCTGCAGTATTCGCCGATCCAGAGCGGGCTCGCCGTCGTGCCCTTCGCGTTCGGACTGGGCATCGCCGCGGCGATCGCGTCGAAGCTGGCGCTGATGATCCAGCCGCGATGGCTCGTCCTGGTCGGCGGCGCGGTGATCCTCGTCGGCTGTCTGTACGCATCGTCGATCGCGACCGACTCGCCGGACTATTTCCCGAGCATCTTCATCCCGGTCGTCGTCATCGGCTTCGGTGTGGGTCTGGCGGTCATCCCGCTGACCCTGTCCGTGGTGGCCGGGGTGGGCACCACCGAGATCGGCCCCCTGACGGCACTGGCACAGGTCGCGCAGAACCTCGGCGGGGCCGTCGGCCTGGTCGTCGTCGGCGCGATGGTCACCTCGCGCGCGCTGTCGAAGGGTGGCACGACCGCGCCGGTGGAGACGATGAATTCCACACAGCTCGCGGCGCAGGCCGAGGGCTACGGTCTGGCCTTCGCCGCCTGCGCCGGGATCGCCGTCCTGGCCGCGATCGTCGTGCTGTTCATGCGGTTCACGCCCGAGCAGGTCGCCGAGGGGCAGGCCGCGCAGGAAGCCGCCGACGCAGGGGTCGACGCCGAGACGCGCACCCCGGGGCCCGACACCCAGCGATGAGTTGTCGGCGGGAGCACGGTCGGTCCCTTCATGGACGCCAAGAATCTCGCTGAGCTCTACGACATCGACACCCTCGACTGGCAGCCCGTCGCGGCGCGCCTTGCGGCCGGGGTGTCCCAGGCACCCGGCACCGGCGGCCCCGGCCGGCACACGTGGTGGATCGCCACGATCAACTCCGACGGCAGCCCGCACGTCACCGGCATCGGGGCGCTGTGGCACCAAGGGGCGCTGTGGCTCGAGACCGGTCCGACGACCCGGAAGGCGAACAACCTCGCCCGCGACCCGCGCTGCACCCTGTCGGTGGCGCTCGACGTGGCCGATCTCGTCGTCGAGGGTGACGCGCGACGGGTCACCGAACCCGGCGTCGTCGCCGAACTCGCCGAGCTGTGGGCGAACGACGGGTGGCCGTGCCGCGTCGACGAGTCCGGTATCGCCCTGACCGCGGACTTCAGCGCGCCGTCGGCCGGCCCGCCGCCGTGGTGGGTCTACCGTGTGACGCCGCGTCGGGCGACCGTCCTGCAGACCGTGGAGCCCGGTGGCGCGACCCTGTTCGAGTTCGACGCGCAGTAGCGACGCACGTCCCGGGGCCGGGTCAGTCGGTCAGCACGACGATCCGGTCGGGCGCCTCGATCTCGACCCGCTGCCCGGCATCGGCGAGGACCGCGGCCACACCGTCGATGTCGCGCACGGTGCGTCGCGTACGGACCAGCTCACGAGCCATCAGGCCCTTGTAGTGCTTGTTGAAGTGGCTGACCACCTTGCGCGAGCCGTCCGGTTGTTCGGTCATGACGGTCGCCGTCACCGCACCCCGTACCGGCCCGAGCTGGTGGTAGACACCCGACCGCAGATCCACGACGAAGTCGTCGACGGCGTCGAGTGCGGGGGACAGATCCGGCTTCCACAGCGACGCCAGGGTCGGCAGGCCGGGCAGCTTGGAGCCGCCGGAGAGCCGGTAAGCGGGGATCGGATCGGGTGCTCGTACCACGCCGAACAGCGCCGAACCGATCGCCAGCCGGTCGGCCGCCTTCGTCTTGCCCGCCCGGGTGAGCGACCGATGGTCGAGGGCGTCGTAGAGGACGCCGGTGTAGCGCTCGAGCGCCGGCCGGGTCGGGGACAGCCAGAGTTCGGCGTTGCGGTCGACCTCGTCGAGCTGGGTCGCGCCGAGCCCGAGGGCGGTACGACTGGCGTCGAGATCGGCGGCCAGTGCGACGAGGGCCTCGGCGAGCTGTTTGCGGATCGGGTTCAGCTCCGGAAAGGACAGCGTGTCGAGATCCAGGGGAGCCCCGCGGCCGCCGTCGGATTTCGTCTCTGAGGGAGGCAGGATGACGAGCACCGCAACACCATAACTAAGCTGGTTGGTCGTGATCACACGCATGTCGACCCTGTTCCTGCGGACCCTGCGCGACGACCCCGCCGACGCCGAGGTCCCCAGCCACAAGCTCCTGGTCAGAGCCGGCTACATCCGCCGGGTCGCGCCCGGTGTGTACTCGTGGCTGCCACTGGGTCTGCGGGTGCTCAAGGCGATCGAGAACGTCGTCCGCGAAGAGATGAACGCCATCGGCGGTCAGGAGATCCTCTTGCCGGCCCTGCTGCCGCGGGAGCCCTACGACACCACCAACCGCTGGACCGAGTACGGGGACGCGCTCTTCCGCCTCAAGGACCGCAAGGGCGCCGACATGCTCCTCGGACCGACCCACGAGGAGCTGTTCGCGACCCTGGTCAAGGGGGAGTACTCGTCCTACAAGGACATGCCGGTCATCCTGTACCAGATCCAGACCAAGTACCGCGACGAGGAGCGCCCCCGCGCGGGCATCCTCCGTGGCCGTGAGTTCGTGATGAAGGACGCCTACTCCTTCGACCTCGACGACGACGGGCTCAAGACCGCCTACAACGCGCACCGCGAGGCGTATCAGAAGATCTTCGAGCGGTTGCGGATCGAGTACGTGATCGTCGCCGCCACGTCCGGCGCCATGGGCGGCAGTGCCTCCGAGGAGTTCCTGGCCGAATCCGCGGTCGGCGAGGACACGTTCGTGCGCTGCGTGGAGTCGGGATACGCCGCCAACGTCGAGGCGGTCGTGACCCGTGCCCCCGATCCGCTGCCCTTCGACGACCTGCCCGAGGCGGTCGTCCACGACACGCCCGGCACCCCGACGATCGACACCCTGGTCGAGTGGGCGAACGCGACGCTCGACGGCCAGTACAGCGGAGCCGACACACTCAAGAACGTCCTGGTCAAACTCCGTGCACCGGGCGGGGAGTGGGAGGTCACCGGCATCGGCGTCCCGGGCGACCGCGAAGTCGACTTCAAGCGACTCGAGGCCTCCGTCGAGCCCGCCGAGGTCGAGTTGCTCACCGACGCCGACTTCGCCGCGAACCCGTTCCTGGTCAAGGGGTACATCGGTCCGAAGGCGCTGGCCGAGAACGGAATCCGTTACCTCGTGGATCCGCGCGTGGTCGATGGGACCTCCTGGATCACCGGCGCGGATCAGCCGGGCCGGCACTATGTCGGGCTCGTCGCGGGGCGCGACTTCACCCCTGACGGAACGGTCGAGGCGGCCGAGGTCCGGGACGGCGATCCGTCGCCGGACGGGGCCGGACCGCTGGTGAGCGCCAAGGGCATCGAGATCGGGCACATCTTCCAGCTCGGCCGGAAGTACACCGACGCCTTCGAGGTGGACGTCCTCGGCGAGAGCGGCAAGCCGGTGCGCCTCACGCAGGGTTCCTACGGTGTCGGGGTGTCGCGCCTGGTCGCGGTCATCGCCGAGCAGTCCCACGACGACAAAGGGCTGCGCTGGCCGAAGTCGGTGGCGCCGTTCGCCGTTCACCTCGTCATCGCCAACAAGGACGCCGCCGCCGTCGCGGGTGCCGAGCAGCTCGCCGCCGACCTCGACGCGGCCGGTCTCGAAGTACTCCTCGACGACCGGAAGGCGTCGCCCGGGGTGAAGTTC belongs to Gordonia sp. KTR9 and includes:
- a CDS encoding DHA2 family efflux MFS transporter permease subunit, translating into MSTPGSAHTGTVNTGTVDTAQFRPVFGLPILVLSGMQLLVVLDGTVAALALPSIRDALSLSESSANWVISSYVLAFGGLMLLGGRLGDTFGRKRMFIVGVVAFTLTSLLCGLAWNEASLLAGRALQGASAAIAAPTAMALVATTFAPGKPRSQAFAVYAAMTGVGSVAGLILGGVLTELSWRLVFLINVPIGLIVVVGAFVALRESQGERLPLDVPGAVLGTLGCTLLVLAVNEGPNGWTAPVVVGSFILGGLALAAFIVVERRARNPLLPFSLFDNSSRVAALLAILLASMIMMCMAVFISLYLQGILQYSPIQSGLAVVPFAFGLGIAAAIASKLALMIQPRWLVLVGGAVILVGCLYASSIATDSPDYFPSIFIPVVVIGFGVGLAVIPLTLSVVAGVGTTEIGPLTALAQVAQNLGGAVGLVVVGAMVTSRALSKGGTTAPVETMNSTQLAAQAEGYGLAFAACAGIAVLAAIVVLFMRFTPEQVAEGQAAQEAADAGVDAETRTPGPDTQR
- a CDS encoding pyridoxamine 5'-phosphate oxidase family protein — its product is MDAKNLAELYDIDTLDWQPVAARLAAGVSQAPGTGGPGRHTWWIATINSDGSPHVTGIGALWHQGALWLETGPTTRKANNLARDPRCTLSVALDVADLVVEGDARRVTEPGVVAELAELWANDGWPCRVDESGIALTADFSAPSAGPPPWWVYRVTPRRATVLQTVEPGGATLFEFDAQ
- the yaaA gene encoding peroxide stress protein YaaA — protein: MRVITTNQLSYGVAVLVILPPSETKSDGGRGAPLDLDTLSFPELNPIRKQLAEALVALAADLDASRTALGLGATQLDEVDRNAELWLSPTRPALERYTGVLYDALDHRSLTRAGKTKAADRLAIGSALFGVVRAPDPIPAYRLSGGSKLPGLPTLASLWKPDLSPALDAVDDFVVDLRSGVYHQLGPVRGAVTATVMTEQPDGSRKVVSHFNKHYKGLMARELVRTRRTVRDIDGVAAVLADAGQRVEIEAPDRIVVLTD
- a CDS encoding proline--tRNA ligase, which codes for MSTLFLRTLRDDPADAEVPSHKLLVRAGYIRRVAPGVYSWLPLGLRVLKAIENVVREEMNAIGGQEILLPALLPREPYDTTNRWTEYGDALFRLKDRKGADMLLGPTHEELFATLVKGEYSSYKDMPVILYQIQTKYRDEERPRAGILRGREFVMKDAYSFDLDDDGLKTAYNAHREAYQKIFERLRIEYVIVAATSGAMGGSASEEFLAESAVGEDTFVRCVESGYAANVEAVVTRAPDPLPFDDLPEAVVHDTPGTPTIDTLVEWANATLDGQYSGADTLKNVLVKLRAPGGEWEVTGIGVPGDREVDFKRLEASVEPAEVELLTDADFAANPFLVKGYIGPKALAENGIRYLVDPRVVDGTSWITGADQPGRHYVGLVAGRDFTPDGTVEAAEVRDGDPSPDGAGPLVSAKGIEIGHIFQLGRKYTDAFEVDVLGESGKPVRLTQGSYGVGVSRLVAVIAEQSHDDKGLRWPKSVAPFAVHLVIANKDAAAVAGAEQLAADLDAAGLEVLLDDRKASPGVKFKDAELLGMPTVVVVGRGYANGTIEIRDRFTGEATEVAVDAAVDAVVGAARA